Below is a genomic region from Rhodospirillum centenum SW.
TATCTCTCCGCCGGGCAGAAGCGTCGGGTCAATCTGGCCCGGCTCGCCCTGGCGCCGGCCGCCCTGTGGCTGCTGGACGAACCCTCGACCGCGCTGGACCGTGCCGCCGTGGCCCGGCTGGCGGCGGAGATCGCCCGCCACCGCCGCGACGGCGGCATGGTGGTGCTGTCCACCCACACCGATCTGGACCTGACCGATCCCGCGGTGCTGGACGTCTCGCACTTCGCCGTGGCGCCCGACGATGCGGAGGAGCCCGCGGCATGAGCATCTTCCTGCGCCTGATCCGCCGCGACCTGCGCCTCGCCCTGCGGCAGGGGGCCGACGCCGCCACCGCGGTGCTGTTCTTCGTGCTCTGCGTCGTGCTGTTTCCCTTCGGCGTCGGGCCGGAGCCGAACATCCTGGCCCGCATCGCGCCGGGCGTGATCCTGGTCGGGGCGCTGCTGGCCTCGCTGCTGTCGCTGGAGCGGCTGTTCCAGGCCGACCATGAGGACGGCTCGCTGGAGCTGCTGGCCCTGTCCCCGCTGCCGCTGGAGGCGGTCGCCCTGGCCAAGGTCGCGGCGCACTGGCTGATCACCGGCGTGCCCCTGATCCTGGCGGCGCCGCTGCTGGCGCTGCTGCTCAATCTGGAGGCGGGGGCCTTCGGCGTGCTGCTGCTGACGCTGGTGCTGGCGACACCGCTGCTCAGCCTGATCGGGGCCGTCGGCGCCGCCCTGACGCTGGGCGCGCGGCGGGGCGGCGTGCTGCTGCCGCTGCTGATCCTGCCGCTCTACATCCCCGTGCTGATCTTCGCCGCGGCGGCGATCGACGCCTCGCTGGCCGGGCTCACCCCGCGCCCGCACCTGCTGCTGCTGGGCGGCCTGCTGGCCGCCGGCGTGACCCTGGCCCCGTTCGCCTCGGCCGCGGCCCTGCGTACCGCTCTGGATTGAGCAACGCATTCGCAGCAGAGCTTCTGGCGCGTTTCTGACGTTCCCGACGGTCACCGTGGCTCTTCGCCGCGGTTGAAAGCTGGTGCCCGAATGTCCCTGCCGTGAATCACGACTTGTCGCGTCGCC
It encodes:
- the ccmB gene encoding heme exporter protein CcmB produces the protein MSIFLRLIRRDLRLALRQGADAATAVLFFVLCVVLFPFGVGPEPNILARIAPGVILVGALLASLLSLERLFQADHEDGSLELLALSPLPLEAVALAKVAAHWLITGVPLILAAPLLALLLNLEAGAFGVLLLTLVLATPLLSLIGAVGAALTLGARRGGVLLPLLILPLYIPVLIFAAAAIDASLAGLTPRPHLLLLGGLLAAGVTLAPFASAAALRTALD